The Patescibacteria group bacterium genome window below encodes:
- the secF gene encoding protein translocase subunit SecF, whose protein sequence is MKLNVIGHRKIWLLVAGTLIVASIVVISIWGLKFGIDFTGGSLLELSFVNRPATADLASDLASFGAENVSIQSVGEDGMLLRFKSVDEARHQEILKHLGEKFGEVEEKRFESIGPTIGKELRTKATYSILIVLICIILYIAWAFRKVSKPVASWKYGVIAVFALLHDVGIPIGLFAVLGHFAGVEVNSAFVAAILTIVGYSVNDTIVVFDRVRENLIHAGGDYENFDKIVNESVNQTFARSINTTLTTLLALVAIFFWGGESVKYFALALIVGIGLGAYSSIFIASPALVVWQELAERKRK, encoded by the coding sequence ATGAAACTCAACGTAATTGGACACAGAAAAATATGGCTTCTTGTTGCTGGCACGCTAATCGTGGCGAGCATTGTGGTTATTTCAATTTGGGGATTAAAATTTGGCATTGATTTTACTGGCGGTTCGCTTTTGGAATTGTCTTTTGTAAATCGTCCGGCAACCGCGGATTTAGCCTCTGACCTTGCGAGTTTTGGCGCGGAGAATGTTAGTATTCAGTCGGTAGGGGAAGACGGCATGCTTTTACGTTTTAAGTCAGTTGATGAAGCTCGGCATCAAGAAATTTTAAAACATCTCGGAGAAAAATTTGGTGAAGTAGAGGAAAAAAGATTTGAATCTATCGGACCGACGATTGGCAAGGAGTTGCGGACAAAAGCGACGTACTCAATCTTGATTGTTTTGATTTGTATAATTCTTTATATTGCCTGGGCTTTTAGAAAAGTTTCAAAACCGGTCGCTTCCTGGAAGTATGGCGTGATAGCCGTCTTTGCGTTGCTTCACGACGTGGGTATTCCGATTGGTCTTTTTGCCGTGCTTGGGCATTTTGCCGGAGTGGAGGTGAATAGTGCTTTTGTAGCGGCAATTTTAACTATTGTTGGTTACTCCGTAAATGATACGATAGTGGTTTTTGACCGCGTGCGAGAAAATTTAATTCACGCCGGCGGAGATTATGAAAACTTTGATAAAATTGTGAATGAAAGCGTGAATCAAACTTTCGCGCGTTCCATCAACACGACATTGACAACCCTGCTCGCGCTCGTGGCAATCTTCTTTTGGGGAGGGGAGTCGGTAAAATATTTCGCCCTGGCTTTGATTGTCGGCATTGGCCTCGGCGCTTATTCCTCGATTTTCATCGCGAGCCCCGCGCTTGTCGTTTGGCAGGAATTGGCCGAAAGAAAAAGAAAGTAA
- a CDS encoding arginine decarboxylase, pyruvoyl-dependent encodes MVPSKVFFTKGVGKHKEKLQSFEAALRDAGIEKFNIVCVSSIFPPGAKMVQKANGLAELKAGQIVYCVMARNETNEPNRLLAASIGLAVPADTSHYGYLSEHHSFGETEEKAGDYAEDLAASMLASTLGVEFDMDRAWDEREQIYKVSGKIVKTTNITQSAVADKNGLWTTVISAAVLVP; translated from the coding sequence ATGGTTCCAAGTAAAGTTTTTTTTACCAAAGGAGTTGGTAAACATAAAGAAAAACTTCAATCATTTGAAGCCGCGCTTCGTGACGCGGGAATTGAAAAATTTAACATTGTTTGTGTTTCAAGTATTTTTCCGCCGGGAGCCAAAATGGTTCAAAAAGCCAATGGGCTGGCCGAACTTAAGGCTGGACAAATCGTTTATTGTGTAATGGCCCGTAACGAAACAAATGAGCCAAACCGCCTTTTAGCCGCCTCAATCGGTCTGGCTGTTCCGGCTGATACTTCGCATTATGGATATCTTTCCGAACATCATTCATTTGGCGAAACGGAAGAAAAAGCCGGTGATTACGCCGAAGACTTAGCTGCCTCCATGCTTGCCTCAACTCTTGGCGTTGAATTTGATATGGATAGAGCTTGGGATGAGCGAGAACAAATTTATAAAGTCAGCGGAAAAATAGTTAAAACAACAAATATTACGCAATCAGCCGTGGCAGACAAAAATGGTTTGTGGACGACGGTGATTTCCGCGGCGGTATTAGTTCCTTAA
- a CDS encoding HPF/RaiA family ribosome-associated protein, protein MKITLKWTNLEPIESISVFVDEKIGGLAKFIPTYDADGVAEAWVEVARTTKHHKTGGMVYLAETDLRLPGKILRAEETHKDLRQAIVKIKKELERQIKSYKGARDAKVKRGGRLAKRMTVVAKGVRPRDEEIKGKREREEGI, encoded by the coding sequence ATGAAAATTACTTTAAAATGGACGAACCTAGAGCCGATAGAAAGCATCAGTGTTTTTGTTGATGAAAAAATCGGTGGCCTGGCAAAGTTTATTCCGACTTATGATGCCGACGGCGTGGCCGAGGCGTGGGTAGAAGTAGCGCGGACGACGAAGCACCACAAAACCGGAGGCATGGTTTATCTTGCAGAAACTGATCTCCGTTTGCCAGGAAAAATTTTGCGGGCGGAAGAAACACACAAAGATTTGCGCCAGGCAATTGTTAAAATAAAAAAAGAATTGGAGAGGCAGATAAAATCTTATAAAGGTGCCAGGGATGCGAAGGTGAAAAGGGGAGGGCGGTTGGCGAAGAGAATGACGGTTGTAGCAAAAGGCGTGCGACCGAGAGACGAAGAAATTAAAGGAAAACGAGAACGGGAAGAAGGAATTTAA
- a CDS encoding DUF4342 domain-containing protein encodes MTEEFKISGEEILKKIKEIIKEGNARKIIIKSEKGETIIEIPLTFVVVGAVLLPILAAVGAVAGVLTKCTLVVEKK; translated from the coding sequence ATGACTGAAGAATTTAAAATTTCCGGCGAAGAAATTTTGAAAAAAATTAAAGAAATTATCAAGGAGGGAAACGCCCGAAAAATTATTATCAAAAGTGAAAAAGGGGAGACAATAATCGAAATTCCTCTCACTTTTGTCGTGGTTGGCGCAGTTCTTCTTCCGATTTTAGCCGCTGTCGGCGCCGTTGCGGGCGTACTTACCAAATGTACCTTAGTAGTTGAAAAGAAATAA
- the murB gene encoding UDP-N-acetylmuramate dehydrogenase, with protein MIKELREKLGEEVLENEPLSNHCTFKIGGPARYFFVAKNSEEIVKAVKAAKDLGLKIFVLSGGSNVLFADIGFDGLIIKIQNTKYKIQDTKIEVEAGVKLAEIVNAAAENGLSGLEWAAGIPGMVGGAVRGNAGAYGKATSDAVEEVEVLNQKLKVEKYKKEDCKFGYRESIFKKEGGIVLKVVFKLVPGDKNKIKEEMDKIFAARDGKIPTDASAGSFFKNVEVTEEIIKIIKEHTHEDVPTDYIQKGKIPAAWFIEQCDLKGKRIGGAKISEKHANFIVNAGSATAADVIALASLVKMKVRDETGVQLQEEVEYVGF; from the coding sequence ATGATTAAAGAATTGCGGGAAAAATTGGGCGAGGAAGTTTTGGAAAATGAACCCCTATCCAATCACTGCACTTTTAAAATCGGCGGACCGGCCAGATATTTTTTTGTCGCAAAAAATTCTGAGGAAATTGTAAAAGCGGTAAAGGCGGCGAAAGATTTGGGTTTGAAAATTTTTGTTTTGAGTGGCGGAAGTAATGTGCTTTTCGCGGATATAGGTTTTGATGGTTTAATAATTAAAATACAAAATACAAAATACAAAATACAAGACACTAAAATTGAAGTCGAGGCCGGAGTGAAACTCGCGGAAATTGTAAACGCGGCGGCGGAAAATGGTTTGAGCGGACTGGAATGGGCGGCGGGGATTCCGGGAATGGTCGGCGGGGCGGTGCGGGGAAATGCCGGAGCGTATGGAAAGGCGACGAGTGACGCGGTAGAAGAAGTTGAAGTGTTAAATCAAAAATTGAAAGTTGAAAAATATAAAAAAGAAGATTGCAAGTTTGGTTATCGGGAAAGTATTTTTAAAAAAGAAGGAGGGATTGTTTTGAAAGTGGTTTTTAAATTAGTTCCGGGTGATAAAAATAAAATTAAAGAAGAGATGGATAAAATTTTCGCGGCGCGGGACGGGAAAATTCCGACTGATGCAAGCGCCGGATCTTTTTTTAAAAATGTGGAAGTGACGGAGGAGATTATAAAAATTATCAAAGAACATACGCACGAAGATGTGCCGACCGACTACATTCAAAAAGGAAAAATTCCCGCTGCTTGGTTTATTGAGCAATGTGATTTAAAGGGAAAGCGGATCGGTGGAGCGAAAATTTCCGAAAAGCACGCCAATTTTATTGTGAACGCGGGGAGCGCGACGGCGGCTGATGTCATTGCCCTCGCGAGTTTGGTAAAAATGAAAGTCCGCGACGAGACTGGCGTGCAATTGCAGGAAGAAGTGGAGTATGTTGGATTTTAG
- a CDS encoding thioredoxin domain-containing protein, translating into MNDQMNNDLVNGTRRTSFFLGLMCGIAGMSTFALVGFFALAFSGQGINLAKENGNNNTNAVVNVNQPVANEPTEVSYTPVPAVTSDDHVKGSANAKVTLIEYSDFECPYCANHKKTTDQIMENYGDKVRVVFRHYPLSFHANAQKAAEASECAAEQGKFWEMYDKIFAANEAGTMGVDKWKAEAKNLGLNTKKFNECLDSGKYASKIAAEEEEGLAAGVEGTPATFVNGELVSGAVPYEQFKQIIDSYL; encoded by the coding sequence ATGAATGATCAAATGAATAATGACTTAGTAAATGGAACGCGGCGAACATCTTTTTTTCTTGGACTTATGTGCGGAATCGCCGGGATGAGCACATTCGCCTTAGTTGGTTTTTTTGCTTTGGCTTTTTCTGGGCAGGGGATAAATTTGGCTAAAGAGAATGGAAATAATAACACAAACGCCGTAGTAAATGTTAATCAGCCTGTCGCGAACGAACCGACGGAAGTGTCATATACCCCAGTGCCGGCCGTGACTTCTGATGACCACGTGAAGGGTTCCGCAAATGCCAAAGTGACTTTAATTGAATATTCTGATTTTGAATGTCCTTATTGCGCAAACCATAAAAAAACTACGGACCAAATTATGGAAAATTACGGCGATAAGGTGAGAGTTGTTTTTCGTCATTATCCGCTTTCTTTCCATGCGAACGCACAAAAAGCGGCTGAAGCTTCAGAATGCGCGGCCGAGCAAGGAAAATTTTGGGAAATGTATGATAAAATATTTGCGGCTAACGAAGCCGGAACAATGGGCGTGGATAAATGGAAAGCGGAAGCAAAAAATCTTGGGTTGAATACAAAGAAATTTAATGAATGTTTAGATTCCGGAAAATACGCGAGTAAAATTGCCGCTGAAGAAGAAGAGGGATTAGCCGCCGGAGTGGAAGGTACGCCCGCGACTTTCGTGAACGGAGAGTTGGTGAGCGGAGCGGTTCCTTATGAGCAATTTAAGCAAATTATTGATAGCTATTTATAA
- a CDS encoding cytochrome c biogenesis protein CcdA: MFDNLTIPALIGGAAIDSINPCAFAVIIFLLGYLLALGSSKLILRVGLVYIATIFIVYFLAGLGLLRVLTAFGVAAIMYKVAAVILIFVGLINVKDFFWYGKGFTLAIPESKKPLIEKYVRKASIPAAVALGFLVSAFELPCTGGVYLAILGLLASRETQLSAVPYLLLYNFIFVLPLFIILGLVYFGISAKQIEEWRTKNRKWLRLILGLGALALGVLMILGKI, translated from the coding sequence ATGTTTGATAATTTAACCATCCCAGCGCTTATTGGCGGAGCGGCGATTGATTCAATCAATCCGTGCGCTTTTGCCGTAATAATTTTTTTATTGGGCTATCTTCTTGCATTAGGCTCGTCAAAATTAATTTTACGGGTCGGCTTGGTTTATATCGCCACAATTTTTATAGTTTATTTTCTTGCTGGGCTGGGATTGTTGAGAGTCTTAACAGCATTTGGCGTCGCGGCGATTATGTATAAAGTTGCCGCCGTGATTCTAATTTTTGTCGGGCTTATTAATGTTAAAGATTTTTTTTGGTATGGAAAAGGCTTTACTCTGGCAATTCCGGAATCAAAAAAGCCATTGATTGAAAAATATGTGCGCAAGGCTTCAATTCCCGCGGCCGTAGCTCTCGGATTTTTAGTTTCTGCTTTTGAACTGCCTTGCACTGGTGGAGTATATCTCGCGATTTTGGGACTGCTCGCGAGCCGGGAAACGCAACTTTCCGCTGTGCCATATTTATTGCTTTATAATTTTATTTTTGTCTTGCCTCTTTTTATTATTTTGGGCTTAGTTTATTTCGGTATTTCCGCGAAACAGATTGAGGAGTGGAGAACCAAGAATAGGAAATGGTTAAGGTTAATTCTTGGATTAGGAGCGCTTGCTTTAGGCGTTTTGATGATTTTAGGAAAAATATAA
- the secA gene encoding preprotein translocase subunit SecA, with protein sequence MPLLQKIFGDPNKKTIEKIMPIIRQINELESKFESFSFEELRKMTADFKERLGKDETLDDILPEAFAVVREIAKRVLGQRHFDAQLIGGVVLHRGQISEMKTGEGKTLTATLAVYLNALTGGGVHVVTVNDYLAKRDAVWMGQVYGALGLSVGCIQHDAAFLYDSTYKGEATAEESGQEASFKVVQEFLRPVSRKEAYAADILYGTNNEFGFDYLRDNMVTSLENMVQRELNYAIIDEVDSILIDEARTPLIISAPAEESGDLYAKFANLVRGLKEKEDYNIDEKMRAATLTEAGIAKMEKWLGVENIYTAGGITMVHHIEQALRAETLFKRDRDYVVREGEVIIVDEFTGRLMIGRRYSEGLHQAIEAKEGVRVREESKTLATVTFQNLFRLYKKLAGMTGTALTEAEEFSKIYKLEVVSVPTNKPMIRGDLADRIYRTEQGKFTAVVREIKERYEKGQPVLVGTISIEKNEILSQMLEREGVKHQVLNAKHHEKEAEIIAQAGRQGAVTVATNMAGRGVDIILGGNPADPEEAKKVRELGGLHILGTERHESRRIDNQLRGRAGRQGDPGSSQFYLSLEDDLMRIFAGDRLKGLMTRLNMPEDMPIENKMVSRSLESAQRRVEGRNFDIRKHLLDYDDVLNKHREVVYKKRRDILAAEDSKTKVLEMVEDEIEQVVLFHTASEQEGEWNLEEIYEVVSTIFPMPPEARIKMDDIKRWAGDKMHDAAVRTRIIEYLMELARKAYEDLEKRIAEQAAKINQDGEKIMRQIERAMTLRAIDSLWVDHLSAVDYLRTGIGLRGYGQHDPLVEYKKETYRMFQELMHFINREVVYNVYKVGLETKTAPSLMQRQGIKLSAPAKEGDSRNAPADIKAKPRTAEGEKIGRNDPCPCGSGQKYKKCCGR encoded by the coding sequence ATGCCATTACTTCAAAAGATTTTTGGTGATCCAAATAAAAAAACAATAGAAAAAATAATGCCGATTATCCGGCAAATAAACGAACTCGAATCTAAATTCGAGTCGTTTTCTTTTGAAGAATTGAGAAAGATGACGGCGGATTTTAAGGAGCGGCTCGGGAAAGATGAGACCCTGGATGATATTTTACCTGAAGCATTTGCCGTAGTTCGCGAGATAGCGAAGAGAGTTTTGGGTCAGCGTCATTTTGACGCTCAGTTAATCGGCGGCGTGGTTTTGCATCGCGGACAAATTTCTGAAATGAAAACCGGTGAAGGAAAAACTTTGACCGCTACTCTGGCGGTATACTTGAATGCGCTTACGGGCGGCGGCGTGCACGTTGTTACAGTTAATGATTATTTGGCAAAAAGAGACGCGGTTTGGATGGGGCAAGTTTATGGCGCCCTGGGTTTATCCGTCGGCTGTATTCAGCACGACGCGGCGTTTTTATACGACTCAACATATAAAGGTGAAGCCACGGCGGAAGAGAGCGGCCAGGAAGCCAGCTTTAAGGTTGTCCAAGAATTTTTGCGACCGGTTTCAAGAAAAGAAGCTTATGCCGCGGATATTTTGTATGGCACAAATAATGAGTTTGGCTTTGATTATTTGCGCGACAACATGGTGACGAGTTTGGAGAATATGGTACAGCGGGAATTGAATTACGCGATTATTGATGAAGTTGACAGTATCTTGATTGATGAAGCCCGGACTCCTTTGATTATTTCCGCGCCGGCAGAGGAGTCGGGAGATCTTTACGCTAAATTTGCCAATCTTGTGCGCGGTTTGAAAGAAAAGGAAGATTATAATATTGATGAAAAAATGCGCGCAGCGACATTGACCGAAGCGGGCATTGCCAAAATGGAAAAATGGCTCGGCGTGGAAAATATTTATACGGCCGGCGGAATTACCATGGTTCATCACATTGAACAGGCTTTGCGCGCCGAAACTTTATTTAAGCGCGACAGAGATTATGTCGTGCGCGAGGGAGAAGTAATAATTGTTGATGAATTTACCGGACGCCTTATGATTGGCCGGCGATATAGCGAAGGTTTACATCAGGCGATTGAAGCCAAAGAAGGCGTGCGCGTTCGCGAAGAATCAAAAACTTTAGCCACGGTTACTTTTCAAAATTTATTTAGGCTTTACAAAAAATTGGCCGGTATGACCGGTACTGCCTTAACCGAAGCGGAAGAATTTTCCAAAATTTATAAGTTGGAAGTAGTTTCTGTTCCGACCAACAAGCCAATGATCCGCGGAGACTTGGCCGACAGAATTTATCGGACAGAGCAAGGAAAATTTACAGCCGTGGTTCGGGAAATAAAAGAGCGCTATGAAAAAGGACAGCCGGTTTTGGTTGGCACAATTTCCATTGAAAAAAATGAAATTTTAAGCCAAATGTTGGAACGCGAAGGTGTGAAGCATCAGGTTTTGAATGCTAAACATCATGAAAAAGAAGCGGAAATTATTGCTCAGGCCGGGCGGCAAGGCGCTGTGACTGTCGCGACAAACATGGCTGGCCGCGGCGTGGATATTATTTTAGGTGGAAACCCGGCCGATCCGGAAGAAGCAAAAAAAGTTCGCGAATTGGGCGGCCTCCACATTCTTGGCACCGAGCGGCACGAATCCCGTCGAATTGATAATCAGTTGCGCGGCCGTGCCGGACGTCAGGGCGATCCCGGTTCGTCGCAATTTTATCTTTCGCTTGAAGATGATTTGATGAGAATTTTTGCCGGCGATCGGCTGAAAGGTTTGATGACACGGCTCAATATGCCGGAAGATATGCCGATTGAAAATAAAATGGTTTCCCGCTCTCTTGAGTCAGCGCAGCGCCGCGTGGAAGGCCGTAATTTTGATATTAGAAAACATTTACTTGATTACGACGATGTTTTAAATAAGCATCGTGAAGTAGTTTATAAAAAACGGCGGGATATTTTGGCGGCCGAAGATAGCAAGACCAAAGTTTTGGAAATGGTTGAAGATGAAATTGAACAAGTTGTTTTATTTCATACTGCGTCAGAACAAGAAGGGGAATGGAATTTGGAAGAAATTTATGAAGTTGTCAGCACGATTTTCCCGATGCCGCCGGAAGCGCGCATCAAAATGGACGATATTAAGAGATGGGCTGGTGACAAAATGCACGACGCTGCGGTTCGCACTCGCATTATTGAGTATTTAATGGAACTCGCGCGAAAGGCTTATGAAGATTTGGAAAAACGTATTGCCGAGCAGGCGGCGAAAATAAATCAGGACGGAGAAAAAATTATGCGCCAGATTGAACGTGCCATGACACTTCGGGCGATTGATTCTCTTTGGGTTGATCATTTGAGCGCGGTTGATTATTTACGTACTGGCATTGGCCTCCGCGGCTATGGCCAACACGATCCGCTTGTTGAATACAAAAAAGAAACATATAGAATGTTCCAGGAGTTGATGCATTTTATAAACAGAGAAGTTGTTTATAATGTTTATAAAGTTGGCTTGGAAACAAAAACTGCGCCATCTTTGATGCAACGCCAGGGTATAAAATTATCCGCGCCGGCAAAAGAAGGCGACAGTCGCAATGCGCCGGCCGACATCAAAGCCAAACCTCGCACGGCTGAGGGAGAAAAAATCGGGAGAAACGATCCGTGTCCCTGCGGCAGCGGGCAGAAATACAAAAAGTGTTGCGGGAGATAA
- a CDS encoding AbrB/MazE/SpoVT family DNA-binding domain-containing protein, with the protein MSHFSPSDFKFYGVTTVGERGQIVIPKEVRSVMKTHSGEKFFVFAHDDEIVAMIKPEKFNALINEMTGVLKKIKKYKKT; encoded by the coding sequence ATGTCACACTTTTCACCAAGCGATTTTAAATTTTATGGAGTGACCACGGTCGGAGAACGTGGTCAGATTGTCATTCCGAAGGAAGTCCGATCTGTGATGAAAACCCATTCTGGGGAAAAATTTTTCGTTTTCGCCCACGATGATGAAATTGTCGCCATGATTAAGCCAGAAAAATTTAATGCCCTTATTAATGAAATGACGGGAGTATTAAAAAAAATAAAAAAATATAAAAAGACGTGA
- the lgt gene encoding prolipoprotein diacylglyceryl transferase, protein MIPWFEYHSIYLGFLKLNVWGIFVSLGFVIGMVVAYFELKKRKLDANRIYDLAFWIILSALIGGRIFFVVEHLNFYSAAPLEILKLWHGGMSVYGGFFGAIFAAVIYLKKYKLDFWQYADAVAFGLPLGLFIGRLGCFSIHDHPGIKTEFFLGVNFPDGVRHDLGLYDALLGLAIFLIFLFLRRKERFTGFYVSTFAIFYGAVRFFLDFFRAEDLVGSDPRYLGLTLAQYLSIILSAGGIWLFYKLKRRNKVDSKSAI, encoded by the coding sequence ATGATTCCTTGGTTTGAATATCACTCAATTTATTTGGGTTTTCTGAAATTGAATGTTTGGGGAATTTTTGTATCCTTGGGTTTTGTTATCGGAATGGTTGTCGCTTACTTTGAATTAAAGAAAAGAAAACTGGACGCCAATCGCATTTATGATTTAGCTTTTTGGATAATTTTGTCTGCTTTAATCGGCGGTCGAATATTTTTTGTCGTGGAACACTTGAATTTTTATTCTGCCGCGCCGCTTGAGATTTTAAAATTATGGCACGGCGGAATGTCGGTTTATGGGGGATTTTTTGGTGCTATTTTTGCCGCAGTGATTTATTTAAAAAAATATAAACTAGATTTTTGGCAATATGCCGACGCAGTGGCCTTCGGTTTACCACTCGGGCTTTTTATCGGGCGACTGGGGTGCTTTTCAATTCACGATCATCCTGGGATAAAAACAGAATTTTTTTTAGGAGTAAATTTTCCTGACGGCGTTCGCCATGATTTAGGATTATATGACGCCCTACTTGGTCTAGCTATTTTTTTGATATTTTTATTTTTGCGGCGCAAAGAACGGTTCACGGGTTTTTACGTCTCAACCTTTGCCATTTTTTACGGAGCAGTTCGTTTTTTCTTGGATTTTTTTCGAGCAGAAGATTTAGTCGGTTCTGATCCGAGATACCTTGGATTAACCTTAGCGCAGTATTTATCAATAATTTTGTCGGCGGGCGGAATTTGGTTATTTTACAAATTAAAACGCCGCAATAAAGTTGATAGTAAAAGTGCAATTTGA
- the secD gene encoding protein translocase subunit SecD, with protein sequence MNKIKRFFANAGKKLFTTARAKVWWLIILILAITVLAGFLDYPKYYDQGVNWLRKTTGIALPEFYKLPFRLGLDLQGGTHLIYEADTSAIPDKDRDDALEGARDVIERRVNAFGVAEPVVQTTSAGDSQRIIVELAGIKDVSEAIKMIGETPLLEFKEQNPDIGTAQILTDEQKKEMNDYNSTAKKTANEALKKARAKGADFATLVEEYSTDEATKSVGGDLGFITKDGVYADWYDDAAKLKVGGVSGLIETDEYIGIIKLVAVQDSKEVKANHLLICWEGAQSCTGNLSKEDAKKKIDELKTEATAANFIDLVKANSSEPGASESGGDLGWFGKDMMVKPFEEATFAMKVGEISDVIETQFGYHLIYKTDERAVKEYRVSRILIDKKTSSEVVPPSEEWIYTGLTGKQLVRAQVQFDPNTSAPQVGLEFNDEGKELFGEITERNVGKLVAIFLDGEPISVPTVQEPIKDGSAIISGSFTIPEAKILAQRLNAGALPVPINLISQETIGAALGQESVTKSLIAGLIGFLAVIVFMILYYRLPGFLSALSLIFYAVLVLALFKLIPVTLTLAGIAGFVLSVGMAVDANVLIFERMKEELRLGKPLGSAINEGFIRAWPSIRDGNITTLISCFVLFWFSTSMIKGFALTLSVGVIMSLFSAIFITRSFLNFIAPWFHGTWIFGVKKK encoded by the coding sequence ATGAACAAAATCAAAAGATTCTTCGCGAACGCGGGAAAGAAGTTATTTACGACCGCCAGAGCTAAAGTTTGGTGGCTTATCATTTTAATTTTAGCTATTACAGTTTTGGCCGGATTTTTGGATTATCCAAAATATTATGATCAGGGCGTGAATTGGCTTAGAAAAACTACTGGCATTGCTTTGCCGGAATTTTATAAATTACCATTTCGCCTCGGGTTGGATTTACAAGGCGGAACACATTTGATTTACGAAGCCGACACTTCGGCAATTCCAGATAAAGACCGCGACGACGCGCTTGAAGGTGCGAGAGACGTGATTGAACGCCGCGTGAACGCGTTTGGCGTGGCCGAGCCGGTTGTCCAGACAACGAGTGCTGGAGACAGTCAGCGTATTATTGTTGAATTGGCTGGAATAAAAGATGTGTCAGAGGCCATTAAAATGATCGGCGAAACGCCGCTTTTGGAATTTAAAGAGCAAAATCCAGACATTGGAACAGCGCAAATTTTAACTGATGAACAGAAAAAAGAAATGAATGATTATAATTCCACGGCAAAAAAAACGGCAAATGAAGCTTTGAAAAAAGCCCGGGCAAAGGGCGCGGATTTTGCTACCCTAGTGGAGGAGTATTCCACTGATGAAGCGACAAAGAGCGTTGGAGGCGATTTGGGCTTTATTACAAAAGATGGTGTTTATGCGGATTGGTATGATGACGCGGCAAAATTAAAAGTTGGAGGAGTTAGCGGTTTGATTGAAACTGATGAATATATCGGCATCATAAAATTGGTTGCCGTGCAGGATTCAAAGGAAGTAAAAGCCAATCATCTCTTGATCTGTTGGGAAGGAGCGCAAAGTTGCACGGGAAATTTATCAAAAGAAGACGCTAAGAAAAAAATTGATGAATTAAAAACAGAAGCGACAGCCGCTAATTTTATAGATTTAGTTAAGGCGAACTCAAGCGAACCGGGCGCTTCGGAATCCGGCGGAGATTTGGGTTGGTTTGGAAAAGACATGATGGTAAAGCCGTTTGAAGAAGCGACTTTTGCCATGAAAGTTGGAGAAATTTCCGATGTGATTGAAACACAATTCGGCTATCACTTAATTTATAAAACCGATGAACGGGCGGTAAAAGAATATCGCGTCTCGAGAATTTTGATTGATAAAAAAACTTCATCAGAAGTTGTGCCTCCATCAGAAGAATGGATTTATACCGGGCTTACCGGAAAACAATTAGTGCGCGCTCAAGTTCAGTTTGACCCGAATACTAGCGCTCCGCAGGTAGGTTTGGAATTCAATGACGAAGGGAAAGAATTATTTGGTGAAATTACGGAAAGAAATGTTGGCAAGCTTGTTGCGATTTTCTTGGATGGCGAACCAATTAGCGTTCCAACCGTTCAGGAACCGATTAAAGATGGCAGCGCGATTATCAGCGGAAGCTTTACAATTCCCGAAGCAAAAATTTTGGCACAACGGTTGAATGCTGGCGCTCTTCCGGTCCCGATCAATCTAATCAGTCAGGAAACAATTGGCGCGGCCCTGGGCCAAGAATCAGTGACAAAAAGTTTAATTGCCGGTTTAATCGGATTTTTAGCCGTGATTGTTTTTATGATTTTGTATTATCGTTTGCCCGGATTTTTGTCGGCCCTATCTTTAATTTTTTACGCCGTGCTTGTTCTCGCGCTTTTCAAATTGATCCCCGTCACATTGACTTTGGCTGGCATCGCGGGGTTTGTCTTATCGGTCGGCATGGCCGTTGACGCAAATGTTTTGATTTTCGAAAGAATGAAAGAAGAATTGCGGTTAGGAAAACCGCTCGGCTCGGCGATTAATGAAGGATTCATACGCGCTTGGCCCTCAATTCGTGATGGCAATATTACCACTTTAATTTCCTGTTTTGTTTTATTTTGGTTTTCCACGAGCATGATTAAAGGATTTGCCTTGACGCTTTCAGTCGGTGTTATTATGAGTTTATTTTCGGCCATCTTTATCACGCGATCTTTTTTGAACTTTATCGCGCCGTGGTTTCATGGAACATGGATATTTGGGGTCAAGAAAAAATAA